The Bdellovibrionales bacterium genome has a window encoding:
- a CDS encoding DUF924 family protein, which produces MNSNDVLHFWFEESTPEQWFTRDENFDRKIKQRFSTVLEKAR; this is translated from the coding sequence ATGAATTCGAACGACGTCCTCCATTTTTGGTTTGAAGAATCGACGCCGGAGCAATGGTTTACTCGGGATGAGAACTTCGATCGCAAAATTAAACAGCGCTTTTCGACGGTCCTAGAAAAAGCTCGATAG
- a CDS encoding M20/M25/M40 family metallo-hydrolase, which yields MQNADLLSSIDHFWENQIVPTISSYIEIPAKSPAFDPQWKEHGYLHQALELVNEWIDQQEVPGLKKEVLELDGRTPLLLLEIPGTLDYQVLMYGHLDKQPEMTGWSEGLGPWIAVRKGDKLYGRGGSDDGYAVFASVCAIKHLMDHNLPRPHIRVAIEFSEESGSPDLPFYFENASEKFGSPQLVVCLDSGAGNYEQFWTTTSLRGLINGVLRVEVLTEGVHSGDASGVVPSSFRVARQLLNRIEDVDTGTVLLKSTQVQVPNHRMQQIEKTAEALGEKIFNKFPLSAGVRTVNSSPLEMSLNRTWRAALSTIGSEGMPEPKKAGNVLRPFTSLKLSLRLPPTADSLKASAEMKKTLEENPPYGARVQFDIEDNATGWDAPVMSAELERLIEEASLKYYKKEPLTIGEGGTIPFMGMLGRAFPKAQFIVTGVLGPNSNAHGPNEFLHIEYAKKLTACITHILAKCETLK from the coding sequence ATGCAAAACGCCGATCTACTCTCATCTATTGACCATTTTTGGGAAAATCAAATTGTTCCGACGATTTCGAGCTACATCGAAATTCCGGCAAAGTCTCCAGCATTTGACCCTCAATGGAAAGAACACGGCTACTTGCATCAGGCCTTAGAGCTAGTTAATGAGTGGATTGATCAACAAGAAGTTCCCGGTCTCAAAAAAGAAGTTTTGGAGTTAGATGGTCGAACTCCTTTATTGCTTCTCGAAATTCCTGGAACTTTAGATTATCAAGTCTTGATGTACGGCCATTTAGATAAACAACCGGAGATGACGGGTTGGTCTGAGGGGTTGGGGCCGTGGATAGCGGTTCGTAAGGGTGACAAGTTGTACGGCCGCGGCGGGAGTGATGACGGATATGCTGTTTTCGCTTCAGTATGTGCCATAAAACATCTGATGGATCACAATTTGCCTCGTCCTCACATTCGTGTTGCTATCGAGTTTAGCGAGGAGAGTGGTTCTCCTGATCTGCCATTCTATTTTGAAAACGCTTCCGAGAAATTCGGTTCCCCTCAGTTGGTCGTTTGCTTGGATTCTGGCGCTGGAAATTATGAACAGTTTTGGACAACAACATCCCTGCGAGGTCTGATTAATGGGGTATTGCGCGTAGAAGTTTTAACTGAAGGAGTTCACTCTGGCGATGCGAGTGGCGTTGTTCCTTCCTCTTTTCGAGTGGCAAGACAGCTCTTAAATCGTATCGAGGATGTGGATACGGGAACAGTTCTGCTGAAGTCGACTCAAGTTCAAGTCCCCAACCATCGCATGCAGCAGATAGAGAAGACAGCCGAAGCTTTGGGTGAAAAGATTTTTAATAAGTTTCCTTTAAGTGCAGGTGTCAGAACGGTGAATTCTTCACCACTAGAGATGAGTTTAAATAGAACCTGGAGAGCAGCTCTGTCGACGATCGGATCTGAGGGTATGCCCGAACCTAAAAAAGCCGGGAATGTCTTACGCCCTTTCACATCCTTAAAGCTTTCGCTGCGGTTGCCACCTACCGCAGATAGTTTAAAGGCCTCCGCAGAAATGAAAAAAACTTTGGAGGAAAACCCACCTTATGGAGCGCGTGTTCAGTTTGATATCGAAGACAATGCGACCGGATGGGACGCCCCAGTCATGTCGGCGGAGCTCGAGCGCCTCATCGAAGAAGCTTCATTAAAATACTACAAGAAAGAACCGCTCACGATCGGTGAGGGCGGAACTATTCCGTTTATGGGTATGCTGGGTAGAGCCTTTCCAAAGGCGCAGTTCATAGTGACTGGAGTGTTAGGACCGAATTCAAACGCCCATGGTCCCAATGAATTTTTGCATATTGAATATGCGAAAAAATTAACAGCTTGTATCACCCATATTCTGGCCAAATGCGAGACGTTAAAATAA
- a CDS encoding response regulator yields the protein MMKDTHILADPATRPHVLIVDDRADNLFAYKAALKKLDCETAIVSSGADALHKLEKQDFALILLDTDMPGMDGFSTLQKMKTNSQFQHIPVILVADSDLTSQMSQLAYEMGAIDLLIRPFNDTLLRAKVAALTQVFRQHRKTVLHLQQMTMAESQSSIEKQNSLLKLVHHLEEMPHAFLTIDTEWKLTYVNRSAAELLGIDPDHFFNKEIWQLMPVLEVFAPLYKQAIEEQHMQTSEALITSNETFANERWLETWAYPVDNGLAISLMDITQKKNQMILQDRCIAELRAAKEDAEAKVALKAAFLNKVSQEIRYPLQSLLESADRLKDHSAKLDNPLNEITALHHHGESLFRYIDDVVELSENESDKLSITVDLIDPQSIVNDVSSLLKLKAKEKSLHFQVTCDKSTAGLIKTDAARLREILMNVADNAIKYTHQGIIKIHIFPLIADGKEFTAFDITDTGVGINPFEQDQLFDPQKGLSLYVARRFARALGGDVHLVSSQMGRGSTFLITVANRVEGSRSQPIISQKVPTEIHRPLIPES from the coding sequence ATGATGAAAGACACCCATATCTTGGCGGACCCCGCAACTCGCCCCCATGTTTTGATCGTCGACGATCGCGCCGACAATCTCTTTGCCTACAAAGCGGCATTAAAAAAATTGGATTGCGAAACGGCCATCGTTTCCTCAGGGGCCGACGCTCTTCATAAATTAGAAAAGCAAGACTTCGCGCTGATTCTTCTGGATACGGATATGCCGGGAATGGATGGCTTTTCCACTCTTCAGAAGATGAAGACAAATTCTCAGTTTCAACACATCCCAGTGATTCTCGTTGCCGACTCCGATCTCACATCGCAGATGAGCCAACTGGCTTACGAAATGGGAGCCATTGATCTCCTTATACGTCCCTTCAACGATACACTTCTCCGAGCCAAAGTTGCGGCACTGACACAGGTTTTTCGGCAACACCGCAAGACAGTTCTTCATCTTCAGCAAATGACAATGGCGGAGAGCCAAAGCTCCATTGAAAAACAAAACTCCTTATTAAAGTTGGTCCACCATCTGGAGGAGATGCCTCACGCCTTTCTCACGATCGATACCGAGTGGAAGCTCACGTATGTTAACCGGAGCGCTGCAGAGCTTTTGGGCATAGACCCTGATCACTTTTTCAATAAAGAAATCTGGCAATTGATGCCAGTTCTAGAAGTTTTTGCGCCACTTTACAAGCAAGCCATCGAAGAGCAGCATATGCAAACCAGCGAGGCGCTCATCACATCTAATGAAACATTCGCCAACGAGCGATGGCTCGAGACTTGGGCTTACCCCGTCGACAATGGACTGGCGATATCTCTGATGGATATCACTCAAAAAAAGAATCAAATGATTCTTCAAGATCGATGTATCGCCGAACTGAGAGCCGCCAAAGAAGATGCCGAAGCGAAAGTGGCACTCAAAGCCGCATTTCTAAATAAAGTGTCACAAGAGATTCGTTACCCTTTGCAGTCTCTTTTGGAGTCTGCAGATCGCCTTAAAGATCACTCTGCAAAATTAGACAACCCGTTGAACGAAATTACTGCTCTCCACCATCACGGAGAAAGTTTATTTCGCTACATCGACGACGTGGTTGAACTTTCGGAAAACGAGTCTGATAAACTTTCCATCACCGTCGATCTCATAGATCCGCAATCGATTGTGAATGACGTTTCGTCCCTCCTCAAACTTAAAGCGAAAGAGAAGTCCCTGCATTTCCAAGTGACTTGCGATAAATCCACAGCTGGTCTCATCAAAACCGATGCCGCTCGCTTGCGAGAAATTTTGATGAATGTCGCCGATAATGCGATCAAGTACACCCACCAGGGTATTATAAAAATTCACATCTTCCCGCTCATCGCAGACGGCAAAGAGTTCACGGCGTTTGATATCACAGATACAGGCGTCGGCATCAATCCTTTTGAGCAAGACCAATTATTTGATCCTCAAAAAGGATTAAGTCTTTATGTAGCTCGTCGCTTTGCTCGAGCCCTCGGAGGTGACGTTCATCTTGTTTCTTCGCAGATGGGCCGAGGAAGTACCTTCCTGATTACGGTCGCGAATCGAGTTGAGGGATCACGCTCCCAACCCATCATATCTCAAAAGGTTCCCACCGAAATTCATCGCCCCTTGATTCCGGAGTCTTAA
- a CDS encoding HAMP domain-containing histidine kinase — translation MNNNDPAIILTDVVVKLSMVTSIESLTRAVAEAARKLCGADGACFILRDGDMCYYVDENAVSPLWKGRRFPIEICVSGWSMYHKEVVVIKDIYQDQRVSHDAYRPTFIKSLCMTPIRADNPVGAIGVYWADEYIPDGDQLRFLQILANSTAVAIENVELKETIKHRALEQANFQDGYYLENAINTIVHDLRNPLTTMMAFTDLVQLKLRGRVDEQINGYLDCITKAGLRAKAQIQQMLSLHTVTNRAVVKEVVDITELAKEIFHDLLHQAPQRSVHFKVEPHLHIFADKELFRLALENLIANAFKYTGKNASAEIEIGRRASSGHVDSLYVKDNGVGFDQEQACLLFRPLVRLHKDSEFEGNGLGLASVARIINMHGGSVRAEGEKSKGATFIIDLPADIHATKQPSPSGVDRQWD, via the coding sequence ATGAATAATAATGATCCCGCTATTATACTTACGGATGTTGTCGTTAAACTTTCCATGGTGACGTCTATCGAATCCCTCACTCGCGCCGTGGCAGAGGCCGCAAGAAAATTATGTGGAGCTGACGGAGCATGCTTTATTCTGAGAGATGGAGATATGTGTTATTACGTCGATGAAAACGCAGTTTCACCGCTGTGGAAAGGAAGAAGATTTCCCATCGAAATCTGCGTGAGCGGCTGGAGCATGTATCATAAAGAAGTTGTTGTCATAAAGGATATTTATCAAGATCAACGAGTCTCTCATGATGCCTACCGTCCCACGTTTATTAAAAGTTTGTGTATGACTCCGATTCGTGCGGATAATCCCGTGGGGGCTATCGGTGTTTACTGGGCCGACGAATACATTCCGGATGGAGATCAGCTTCGGTTTTTGCAGATTCTCGCTAACAGTACTGCGGTGGCTATTGAAAACGTGGAATTAAAAGAAACCATAAAACATCGTGCGCTGGAGCAGGCTAATTTTCAGGATGGTTATTATTTAGAAAACGCGATCAACACGATTGTTCATGATCTTAGAAACCCCCTAACGACAATGATGGCTTTTACTGATTTAGTACAACTTAAACTCAGGGGGCGCGTCGATGAGCAGATTAATGGATATCTCGATTGCATCACTAAGGCGGGATTAAGAGCCAAAGCGCAGATTCAACAGATGCTCAGCTTGCACACCGTGACCAACAGAGCTGTTGTAAAAGAGGTCGTGGACATCACTGAACTCGCGAAAGAAATTTTTCACGATTTGCTTCATCAAGCACCCCAGAGGAGTGTGCATTTTAAAGTTGAGCCTCACCTCCATATCTTTGCGGATAAAGAACTTTTTAGGCTCGCCTTGGAAAATCTTATTGCGAATGCGTTTAAGTACACGGGTAAGAACGCATCGGCAGAAATTGAGATTGGAAGGCGTGCGTCCTCAGGTCATGTGGACTCCCTTTACGTTAAAGATAACGGGGTGGGGTTCGATCAAGAACAGGCATGCCTTTTGTTTCGCCCGTTAGTTCGTTTGCATAAGGATTCAGAGTTTGAGGGAAATGGACTAGGTCTTGCGTCGGTAGCGAGGATCATCAACATGCACGGAGGATCTGTAAGGGCGGAAGGTGAAAAATCCAAAGGTGCGACTTTCATTATTGATCTCCCTGCGGATATTCATGCGACAAAACAGCCATCCCCAAGCGGCGTTGACCGCCAATGGGATTAA